A single Anopheles coustani unplaced genomic scaffold, idAnoCousDA_361_x.2 U_8, whole genome shotgun sequence DNA region contains:
- the LOC131271127 gene encoding uncharacterized protein LOC131271127: MEKKLKAAQHKKKVALENIKSLERFVTTFSKDEVGQLPGALERLQQQKEDFFAAMAKLEELDDSSEALESCISDRIDMEERCQRLKAFLRTNLPKETPDSSMLANSTMAFGRPTATNLRLPKIELPTFDGDSTKWLSFRDRFVSMIDDSAELSSIAKLQYLLSSLKGDAALPFEHTPLINENYAVTWKALLKRYDNTRSLIREYWRKLHFLPVVKSESVEDLTNLVDEFTRHLNGLAKLKEPVEAWDTPLSNMLLMKFDSETILAWEKHSVHFERDKYQELMKFVEDRIQILKSTKSLTIVEDSTIKVAGNARQNTSRRAITNTAAIHKSSGQPRCLLECAENHSLRMCAIFNGKDVQQRRDIVAKKRCCWNCLSNTHLAKDCKSDRSCRTCGERHHSLLHISSTISMGVNSEDETVFLETAVLHLVDDYGTRHEARALLDSGSMSNFISEAFARKLMASRSKVNVSISGIGMASQLVNGSIVATVQSKIQPFATQMEFLILNNPSADIPTTPTDVSSWRMPVDAVLADPSFYIPGRIDIVIGGDAFWEIHSGRKRSLGKGRPWLVETPFGWVVAGNTAQAAKEAPRICHVATSNTPLEVILNRFWECETLPNEATFSAEEDLCEKHYVSTTTRDAAGRYVVSLPFNSNANTILGASKEIADRRWAGMERRLNSNPQMKEAYIKFMKDYERLGHMKKLSEPVDDSVPHYYLPHHAVVKETSTTTKVRVVFDASCKTTSGFSLNDTLLIGPVVQQDLLSIVMRFRAHAIAITANVEKMYRQFLHHAQDKNFLRIRYRENSAEPISTYELQTVTYGTASAPFLATRTLKQIANDHGEQYPRAVSPVLYDFYVDDLLTGADDQTDAIEIVSQVTEMLQSAGLSLKRWASNIPEVLSRIPPEDVAILPTYELRDAQCVSTLGLVWEPALDLLRFRIDLPSTAPIWTRRITMSYIAKIFDPLGLLGPAITVAKLFMQQLWLLKQDGKAWDWDVELPSQVQKEWHKFYSTLHLLREVRILRYISSREPTSIQLHIFADASQAAFGACCYLRTIGTMCGSTGNTLIPEGQPILKHYYTIHGMLDRFHDRDTLVEFLTSTLETICGK; the protein is encoded by the exons atggagaaaaaactcAAAGCGGCTCAGCATAAAAAGAAGGTTGCGTTGGAGAATATCAAATCGCTTGAAAGATTTGTGACCACGTTCTCCAAGGATGAAGTGGGTCAGCTTCCAGGTGCATTGGAGAGGCTTCAGCAGCAAAAGGAGGATTTCTTCGCAGCGATGGCGAAATTAGAAGAACTCGATGATAGCAGTGAAGCGTTGGAATCGTGTATCAGCGATAGGATTGACATGGAGGAGCGTTGCCAACGTTTGAAGGCATTCTTGCGGACGAATCTTCCGAAGGAGACACCAGATTCTTCGATGCTGGCAAACTCAACAATGGCATTTGGACGGCCAACTGCAACCAATCTTCGGCTTCCAAAAATCGAATTGCCTACGTTCGACGGTGACTCTACAAAATGGCTCTCGTTTCGCGACCGTTTTGTATCGATGATCGATGATTCGGCAGAATTGTCATCGATTGCTAAACTGCAGTATCTACTGTCATCTTTAAAGGGCGACGCTGCATTACCCTTCGAGCACACACCGTTAATAAACGAAAACTACGCGGTCACTTGGAAGGCGCTGTTGAAAAGATACGACAATACACGTAGCCTTATTCGTGAGTATTGGCGGaaacttcattttcttccggtgGTAAAATCAGAGAGCGTCGAAGATCTAACTAATTTAGTGGATGAATTCACACGGCATTTGAATGGTTTGGCCAAGCTGAAAGAACCTGTGGAGGCATGGGATACTCCTTTGTCCAACATGCTGCTGATGAAGTTCGACAGCGAGACCATTCTTGCGTGGGAGAAGCATTCCGTCCACTTCGAGCGGGACAAGTATCAGGAACTGATGAAATTTGTCGAAGATCGGATCCAGATCCTCAAATCCACTAAAAGCCTTACCATTGTAGAGGATTCGACGATTAAGGTGGCCGGCAACGCACGGCAAAATACCTCACGGAGAGCCATTACAAACACCGCAGCCATTCACAAATCCTCGGGGCAACCACGGTGTTTATTGGAGTGCGCTGAAAATCACTCGCTACGCATGTGTGCAATATTCAACGGCAAGGATGTGCAGCAGCGACGCGACATCGTGGCAAAGAAGCGCTGTTGCTGGAATTGCCTAAGCAATACGCATCTAGCGAAGGACTGCAAGTCGGATCGGTCCTGTCGCACGTGTGGGGAGCGTCATCATTCACTGCTACACATTTCTTCGACGATATCGATGGGAGTGAACTCGGAAGACGAAACGGTGTTCCTTGAGACGGCGGTGCTACATCTCGTCGATGACTACGGAACAAGGCACGAGGCGAGAGCGCTTCTCGATTCCGGATCGATGTCTAACTTCATCTCGGAAGCGTTCGCTCGGAAATTAATGGCCTCTCGGTCTAAGGTCAACGTTTCCATCTCTGGCATCGGTATGGCGTCGCAGTTGGTGAACGGGTCGATTGTGGCAACCGTCCAGTCGAAGATACAACCATTCGCGACTCAAATGGAATTCCTGATCCTGAATAACCCATCGGCGGACATCCCAACGACTCCCACTGACGTGTCTTCCTGGAGGATGCCGGTAGATGCAGTTTTGGCGGATCCATCGTTCTACATCCCAGGCAGAATTGACATCGTCATCGGGGGAGATGCGTTCTGGGAGATTCATTCCGGAAGGAAACGGTCGCTTGGCAAGGGACGTCCGTGGCTGGTCGAGACTCCCTTCGGTTGGGTCGTCGCGGGTAACACTGCCCAAGCTGCAAAGGAGGCTCCACGAATTTGCCATGTGGCTACGTCAAACACCCCACTGGAAGTGATCCTGAACCGGTTCTGGGAATGCGAAACCCTTCCCAACGAAGCAACGTTTTCGGCCGAGGAGGACCTCTGCGAGAAACATTACGTTTCTACGACGACTCGGGACGCTGCGGGAAGGTATGTGGTTAGTTTACCGTTTAACTCGAATGCCAATACAATTTTAGGAGCTTCCAAGGAGATCGCCGATCGCCGGTGGGCGGGAATGGAACGTCGGCTGAATTCCAACCCGCAAATGAAAGAGGCATACATCAAGTTTATGAAGGACTACGAGCGTTTGGGGCACATGAAGAAACTTAGCGAACCCGTTGATGATTCAGTTCCGCATTACTATCTGCCGCATCATGCAGTAGTAAAGGAGACCAGTACGACCACTAAGGTTAGGGTTGTCTTTGATGCATCCTGCAAGACAACCTCCGGGTTTTCACTAAACGACACTTTGCTCATCGGTCCGGTAGTACAGCAAGATCTGCTTTCGATTGTCATGCGTTTTCGGGCTCATGCGATAGCAATTACTGCAAACGTGGAGAAAATGTATCGTCAATTCCTTCATCACGCCCAAGACAAGAATTTTCTTCGCATTCGGTACAGAGAAAATTCCGCAGAACCCATAAGCACCTACGAACTACAAACGGTTACCTACGGCACGGCATCGGCACCATTCTTAGCTACACGAACTCTGAAGCAGATTGCAAACGATCATGGGGAGCAATATCCACGCGCAGTTAGCCCTGTCCTGTACGATTTCTACGTGGATGACCTACTAACCGGTGCTGACGATCAAACAGATGCAATCGAAATAGTGAGCCAAGTTACAGAAATGCTGCAGTCAGCTGGTTTATCGCTAAAAAGGTGGGCATCGAACATACCTGAAGTGCTCTCTCGCATTCCACCAGAAGACGTAGCGATCTTACCAACATACGAATTACGAGACGCGCAATGTGTATCCACTCTCGGGCTTGTATGGGAGCCAGCCCTCGACTTGCTTCGGTTCCGGATCGATCTTCCATCTACAGCACCAATATGGACACGAAGGATAACAATGTCTTACATTGCAAAGATATTTGATCCACTCGGATTGTTGGGACCAGCCATAACAGTAGCCAAGCTATTCATGCAACAGCTTTGGTTGCTAAAGCAAGACGGGAAAGCTTGGGACTGGGACGTTGAGCTGCCATCACAGGTCCAAAAGGAATGGCACAAGTTTTACTCTACATTACATCTTCTTCGGGAAGTACGCATCCTGCGTTACATATCAAGCCGGGAACCCACGAGCATACAACTACACATCTTTGCAGATGCATCCCAAGCTGCATTTGGGGCATGCTGCTACCTTCGAACT ATTGGAACTATGTGCGGCTCGACTGGCAACACACTTATACCGGAAGGTCAGCCAATCCTTAAACATTACTATACAATCCACGGTATGCTGGACCGATTCCATGACCGTGATACATTGGTTGAATTCCTCACCTCGACGTTGGAAACCATATGTGGCAAATAG
- the LOC131271126 gene encoding uncharacterized protein LOC131271126, producing MAETKVLQAKQAKLQSSIVGMQRVQLFVDSYTADQSNQAEHRLQRFEAFFESYTQSFDDILELGVSPETIASLENIRTQVEELYCVTKGKLMDILSESMKITVKQEAATTSSLAAVKLPTISLPSFNGDYDTWLTFHDTFESLVHKSKELSAIQKFHYLRAALEGEAASQIQVLSITSENYDIAWTTLVERYSNKVLLRKKQVRSLLGLPKITKGSVQALRNIVDKFVLHLQVLQQLGEPIDPNSTIIVGLLADKLDDATVTAWEESLEPKQQPTYAQMVQFLRRRIQTMESIEVNRSTSSSNVERRKQGSRSHMNAAASAAVQQQQHQNEAVCSVCRQNHSVNQCTNFTTANHQQRLQIVRDKKLCANCLRENHTAAQCTSKFVCRQCSGRHHTLIHPGLFQPQQQPSNSSAPSSSMLAASTTHPSVQGTNFDRAILTTVLLVVVDANGGEHLARALLDSGSQPNAISEKLCQQLRLRRKVVDLEITGVDNTTTSAKHMVSAEIRSRIGEFNKTVDFIVLRKVTHDIPATPFGTTDWNIPADADLADPHFNTVGRIDMIIGVANFYTFLKEGRIRLHENGPLLVETVFGWVVTGSPPPPEQKMAMRCHFNSITPSLEDQIERFWKAEEIETTQTADERYCEEYFKDTVSRDTTGRYIVKLPKHQQHDKLIGASKATALRRFGALERKLSKNDELRHQYHDFMAEYIALHHMTPVEDDAADGPAACYLPHHPVFKDTSTTTKVRVVFDGSAATSTGHSLNDALMVGPVVQDDLLSLVIRFRKFKIAVVADLEKMYRQVLVHPVDRPLQRIIWRFDSSQPVQIYELDTITYGLAPSSFLATRTLLQLVEDEGTSYPLASNAIKHHLYMDDLIAGADSIEGAISLREELATLVSKGGFTFRKWCSNALPVLEGVPPALLGTKSAFNFDIEENIKTLGIRWDPEADVFRLDVSIVIKPSPHSKRSILSSIAQLYDPLGLISPVIVQAKLIMQLLWLLGLHWDDKVPDDLQRKWDIFCEQLAKLQDFTITRFAFIAGYHQAELHCFTDASEAAYGACIYIRSETSDGSVQMLLVHQHRKLLHGGISHTLSAVRDGFWPLNGRKAVRSAIRKCHECCRANPHPIQQPEGQLPVDRVTANDAFICTGIDYCGPIYLKPIHRKAAARKAYICIFVCLSTKAVHLELVSDLSTAAFLMALDRFVYRKGRPTHIYSDNGTNFIGAKNALHAIYAMLNHTKSKEQIDKHLADDAIQWHLIPPRAPNFGGLWEAAVKVAKTHLVRQLGAASLSEEEMATVLAKIEGCMNSRPLTPLSSDPNDLEALTPAHFLIKRPLQPLPEFNASCASQNQLAKYQRLQRFTQSFWDRWCNEYRKELNIAHRRQRKGYQLAEGDLIILKDDQLPPTRWP from the exons ATGGCTGAGACAAAAGTGTTACAAGCGAAGCAGGCTAAGCTTCAGTCGTCGATTGTAGGAATGCAACGAGTGCAGCTATTCGTCGATTCTTACACTGCGGACCAAAGCAACCAAGCCGAGCATCGCCTTCAAAGGTTTGAAGCATTCTTTGAGTCGTATACTCAAAGCTTCGACGACATCCTCGAGCTAGGGGTTTCACCCGAAACCATCGCATCGCTCGAGAACATCCGGACGCAAGTAGAGGAGCTCTACTGCGTAACCAAAGGAAAGCTCATGGACATACTGAGCGAATCTATGAAGATAACGGTGAAACAGGAGGCAGCTACCACATCATCGCTTGCCGCGGTAAAGCTGCCAACCATTTCTCTGCCGAGCTTCAACGGAGATTATGACACTTGGCTCACGTTCCACGACACGTTCGAGTCCCTGGTGCATAAATCGAAGGAACTATCGGCAATCCAAAAGTTCCACTACCTTCGCGCCGCGCTGGAAGGAGAAGCCGCTAGCCAAATCCAGGTGCTAAGCATCACGTCGGAGAACTACGACATCGCCTGGACGACACTGGTTGAGCGGTACTCCAACAAAGTTCTTCTGAGGAAGAAACAAGTGCGCTCCCTTTTGGGCTTGCCAAAAATTACAAAGGGAAGCGTTCAAGCCCTACGCAACATCGTCGACAAGTTTGTGCTACACCTGCAAGTGCTGCAACAGCTCGGTGAACCGATTGACCCGAACAGCACAATCATCGTAGGCCTGCTAGCAGACAAGCTCGACGATGCTACAGTAACTGCTTGGGAAGAATCGCTCGAGCCCAAACAGCAGCCCACCTACGCTCAGATGGTTCAGTTTCTTCGGAGGAGAATACAAACCATGGAGAGCATCGAAGTAAACCGTTCGACATCATCGTCAAACGTCGAACGAAGGAAGCAGGGATCACGCTCTCACATGAACGCCGCAGCTTCAGCCgcagtgcagcagcagcagcaccagaacGAAGCAGTGTGTAGTGTGTGTCGACAAAACCATTCCGTAAACCAGTGCACAAACTTTACAACCGCTAACCATCAGCAGCGACTTCAAATAGTGCGCGATAAAAAACTGTGTGCAAACTGTTTACGAGAAAACCATACGGCAGCTCAATGCACCAGCAAGTTTGTGTGTCGCCAGTGCTCCGGACGTCATCACACGTTAATACATCCGGGATTATTTCAACCACAGCAGCAGCCATCGAACAGCTCAGCTCCGTCGTCCAGCATGTtggcagcatcaacaacacacCCATCGGTGCAAGGTACGAATTTCGATCGTGCGATCCTCACAACTGTGTTATTGGTGGTTGTGGATGCCAACGGCGGCGAGCACCTAGCGCGTGCTCTTCTGGACTCCGGATCGCAACCCAACGCGATAAGTGAAAAGCTGTGCCAGCAACTTCGTTTGCGCCGGAAAGTGGTTGATTTAGAGATAACTGGAGTTGATAACACAACCACTTCCGCAAAGCACATGGTGTCAGCAGAAATCCGATCCAGGATCGGAGAGTTCAACAAAACCGTGGATTTCATCGTTCTCCGTAAGGTGACCCACGACATTCCCGCTACACCATTCGGCACGACAGACTGGAACATACCAGCAGATGCAGACCTCGCTGATCCGCACTTCAACACCGTGGGACGGATCGACATGATCATCGGGGTGGCAAACTTCTACACCTTCCTGAAGGAAGGACGAATTCGCCTGCACGAGAACGGACCGTTGCTCGTAGAAACCGTCTTCGGCTGGGTAGTTACCGGAAGCCCACCGCCACCGGAGCAAAAGATGGCAATGAGATGCCATTTTAACAGCATCACTCCAAGCCTCGAAGACCAGATCGAACGATTCTGGAAAGCGGAAGAAATCGAGACCACGCAGACAGCAGATGAAAGGTACTGCGAAGAATACTTCAAGGATACGGTTTCCCGAGATACGACGGGTCGATACATCGTGAAGCTACcgaagcatcaacaacacGACAAGTTAATCGGTGCTTCAAAGGCAACCGCCCTACGACGATTCGGAGCCCTCGAACGGAAATTGAGTAAAAATGACGAGCTTCGCCATCAATACCACGACTTCATGGCGGAGTACATTGCGTTACATCATATGACACCTGTGGAAGATGACGCAGCAGATGGTCCCGCAGCGTGTTATCTACCGCATCATCCCGTCTTCAAGgacaccagcaccaccaccaaagtAAGAGTCGTGTTTGATGGTTCCGCAGCAACATCAACAGGACACTCTCTGAACGATGCTTTGATGGTGGGACCTGTCGTACAAGATGACTTGCTTAGTCTGGTCATCCGGTTCCGGAAATTCAAGATCGCAGTGGTAGCAGACCTCGAGAAAATGTACCGGCAAGTGTTGGTTCATCCAGTGGATCGCCCTCTGCAACGCATCATCTGGCGATTCGACAGCAGCCAACCAGTGCAAATCTACGAGCTCGACACCATCACGTACGGCTTGGCCCCGTCATCGTTCTTAGCGACAAGAACACTTCTGCAGCTAGTAGAGGACGAAGGAACTTCATACCCGCTGGCAAGCAATGCCATCAAGCATCATCTGTACATGGACGACCTCATCGCCGGCGCCGACAGCATTGAAGGTGCCATCAGTCTGCGAGAAGAACTGGCCACCCTTGTCAGCAAGGGTGGATTCACGTTCCGCAAGTGGTGTTCCAACGCTCTTCCAGTACTGGAAGGAGTCCCACCAGCACTACTTGGAACGAAATCAGCGTTCAACTTCGACATCgaggaaaacatcaaaacgctCGGCATTCGATGGGATCCAGAAGCCGATGTATTCCGTCTGGATGTTTCGATCGTCATCAAACCATCGCCACACTCCAAACGCAGCATACTCTCTTCAATCGCGCAGCTGTACGACCCACTCGGTTTAATTTCACCGGTCATCGTGCAAGCGAAATTGATCATGCAGTTGCTTTGGCTATTGGGACTGCATTGGGACGACAAGGTACCGGACGACCTACAACGAAAATGGGACATCTTCTGCGAGCAACTTGCCAAACTTCAGGACTTCACCATCACGAGGTTCGCATTCATAGCCGGTTATCACCAAGCAGAGCTTCATTGTTTCACCGACGCGTCTGAAGCAGCTTACGGAGCTTGTATCTACATCCGGTCGGAAACGTCTGACGGATCAGTGCAA ATGCTTCTGGTACATCAACACCGTAAACTACTACACGGTGGCATCTCGCATACACTGTCTGCAGTGCGCGATGGATTCTGGCCATTGAATGGACGCAAGGCAGTCAGAAGCGCCATACGAAAATGTCACGAGTGTTGCAGAGCCAATCCTCATCCAATACAACAACCAGAGGGTCAACTACCGGTCGACAGAGTGACAGCAAACGACGCGTTCATCTGTACCGGAATCGATTATTGTGGGCCTATCTACCTGAAGCCGATTCATCGGAAAGCCGCGGCTCGTAAGGCTTACATctgcatttttgtttgcctcaGCACCAAGGCTGTCCATTTGGAGCTGGTCAGCGATCTCAGCACGGCAGCATTCCTGATGGCTCTTGACCGGTTTGTGTACAGGAAAGGCAGGCCGACCCACATCTACTCGGACAATGGTACCAATTTCATTGGTGCTAAAAACGCCCTTCACGCCATCTACGCCATGCTGAATCACACGAAGAGCAAGGAGCAGATCGACAAACATTTGGCAGACGACGCGATTCAATGGCACCTCATCCCTCCACGAGCACCCAACTTCGGCGGTCTATGGGAGGCCGCGGTCAAGGTGGCCAAAACTCACTTGGTTCGTCAACTCGGCGCAGCTTCACTCTCCGAAGAGGAAATGGCGACCGTGCTGGCTAAAATCGAAGGATGCATGAACTCCCGCCCTTTGACACCACTCTCCAGTGACCCGAACGATTTAGAAGCACTGACCCCGGCCCACTTCCTCATCAAGCGTCCGCTGCAGCCACTGCCGGAATTCAACGCTAGCTGTGCTTCCCAGAACCAGCTGGCCAAGTATCAACGTCTGCAAAGGTTCACACAAAGTTTTTGGGATCGTTGGTGCAACGAATACCGCAAGGAGCTGAACATTGCCCACCGACGACAACGCAAAGGATACCAGCTTGCTGAAGGGGACCTGATCATCCTGAAGGACGACCAACTACCGCCAACCCGATGGCC